A genomic stretch from Candidatus Amarolinea dominans includes:
- a CDS encoding DUF4255 domain-containing protein, producing MSSPLAIAAVTAVLKDLLNDGLINHDLAAHVGSITVSALPPDRIETGAQEPNQLNLFLYQVTPNPGWRNTGLPSLDSRGDGRLSNPPLALDLHYLLTAYGRDDLNAEILLGYGMFLLHKTPVLTRKAIRRTLTGNSPVTAALMPPSVTERTAADLADQIEQIKLTPQTMNTEELSKLWSALQARYRPSMAYVASVVLIQETAPVPAAIPVRQPVVTVTPFRRPFIAELEPQAVLAGGTLAIKGFNLKGASTVVSFGASAVSVNPTSDERIDVSPPASLAAGVNTLQVRHEVSLGKPPTAHPGAGIESNVVAFVLTPRITTAPPLTAAREATLVLDVTPPVASGQRVALLIGDQALPLPARSADDPPAATLSFPIPASFAPGSFLLRVQVDGAQSPLEVDTVASSPTFNQYIGPQVTIT from the coding sequence ATGAGCAGCCCACTTGCTATTGCCGCGGTGACGGCCGTTCTGAAGGACCTGCTCAACGACGGCCTGATCAACCACGACCTGGCGGCTCATGTGGGCAGCATCACGGTCAGCGCGCTGCCGCCGGATCGCATCGAGACCGGCGCACAGGAGCCGAACCAGCTCAACCTGTTCCTTTACCAGGTGACGCCGAACCCCGGCTGGCGCAACACCGGCCTGCCCTCGCTCGACAGCCGGGGCGATGGCCGGCTCAGCAATCCGCCGCTGGCACTCGATCTGCACTACCTGCTCACCGCGTACGGCCGTGACGATCTCAACGCTGAAATCCTGTTAGGGTACGGCATGTTCCTGCTCCACAAGACGCCGGTGCTGACGCGCAAGGCCATCCGCAGGACGCTGACCGGTAATTCGCCCGTCACCGCGGCGCTCATGCCGCCCTCAGTGACGGAGCGCACGGCCGCCGACCTGGCCGACCAGATCGAGCAGATCAAGCTCACGCCGCAGACCATGAACACCGAGGAGCTCTCGAAGCTCTGGTCGGCGTTGCAGGCGCGCTACCGCCCATCTATGGCGTACGTTGCTTCCGTGGTGTTGATCCAGGAGACGGCGCCCGTGCCAGCGGCCATCCCTGTGCGCCAGCCTGTCGTCACGGTCACGCCCTTCCGTCGCCCGTTCATTGCCGAGCTGGAACCACAGGCCGTCCTCGCAGGCGGGACGCTGGCGATCAAGGGGTTCAACCTCAAGGGCGCCAGCACGGTGGTGAGTTTCGGCGCGAGCGCAGTGTCCGTCAACCCCACCAGTGACGAACGCATTGATGTATCGCCGCCTGCCAGCCTGGCCGCGGGTGTGAACACCCTCCAGGTTCGCCACGAGGTGAGCCTGGGCAAGCCCCCGACCGCGCACCCAGGCGCGGGGATCGAGTCCAATGTAGTAGCGTTCGTCCTGACCCCGCGCATCACCACTGCCCCGCCCTTGACGGCCGCCCGCGAGGCGACGCTCGTGCTCGATGTGACGCCGCCGGTCGCGAGCGGCCAACGCGTGGCCCTACTGATCGGCGACCAGGCGCTCCCTCTGCCTGCACGATCTGCTGACGACCCGCCGGCAGCGACGCTCAGCTTCCCGATCCCGGCGAGCTTTGCACCGGGATCGTTCCTGCTGCGCGTGCAGGTGGACGGCGCCCAAAGCCCACTGGAAGTGGACACCGTCGCGAGCAGCCCGACGTTCAATCAGTACATCGGCCCGCAGGTGACGATCACATGA
- a CDS encoding ATP-binding protein, producing MTDLARWQQNNEAHLAAGLGWLRARLASLAGEGRVGNSPAERVRHSDEHLRAMVVARAAMQAAEDASSEAAEMPPALAILSERLGLSRFEAQVLLLCAGMELDTRLAGLCARAQDDPARPHPTFGLALAALEEPAWEALAPDRPLRYWRLIEINQPGAQPLIASALRADERIVHYLKGLNTLDDRLEALLTPMDSRAGLPAAGALPPSQRAAADEIAGELRQAATAGRLPAIQLTGPHAASKRLIAGQVAALLGVQPHSLSAETLPANPAELETFARLWQRETILLPLALYVDASETAPVGPQMAALKRLLARSHGIFFLDVREVIAGLSESIPAFEVAQPTAAEQYELWAGALGSFAGEAPSALAAEALAAQFNLDPATIAQAAATAQLDDTGAGGVADRLWRACRSASRPRLESLAQRLEPVATWDDLVLPPDTAALLRQITGQVRQRLRVYDDWGFRAKMNRGLGISALFAGESGTGKTMAAEVLANDLRLDLYRIDLSAVVSKYIGETEKNLRRLFDAAEDGGAILFFDEADALFGKRSEVKDSHDRYANIEINYLLQRMEAYRGLAVLATNMKSALDPAFMRRLRFIVSFPFPALPERRLMWQKVFPPQAPVAGLDLDQLARLNLTGGLIHNIALNAAFMAASQQPPLITMPIVLEAIRGEMRKLDRPINGI from the coding sequence ATGACAGACCTGGCGCGCTGGCAGCAGAACAACGAAGCCCACCTGGCCGCGGGCCTGGGCTGGCTGCGCGCCCGCCTGGCGTCGCTGGCCGGTGAGGGGCGAGTTGGCAACTCGCCCGCCGAACGAGTTCGGCACTCCGACGAACACCTTCGCGCGATGGTCGTGGCCCGGGCTGCCATGCAGGCTGCCGAAGATGCCTCCTCGGAGGCCGCCGAAATGCCGCCCGCGCTCGCCATCCTGAGCGAGCGGCTGGGGCTGTCGCGCTTCGAGGCGCAGGTGCTGCTGCTGTGCGCGGGGATGGAGCTGGACACGCGCCTGGCCGGGCTGTGCGCCCGTGCCCAGGACGACCCCGCCAGGCCGCATCCCACGTTCGGGCTGGCGCTGGCCGCGCTGGAGGAGCCAGCCTGGGAGGCGCTTGCGCCCGACCGGCCGCTGCGCTACTGGCGGTTGATCGAGATCAACCAGCCCGGGGCGCAGCCGCTCATCGCCAGCGCCCTGCGCGCCGACGAGCGCATCGTCCACTACCTGAAGGGGCTCAACACCCTCGACGACCGCCTCGAGGCGCTGCTGACGCCCATGGACAGCCGCGCTGGTCTGCCTGCCGCAGGCGCGCTGCCGCCATCGCAGCGCGCCGCAGCCGATGAGATCGCCGGCGAGCTCCGCCAGGCCGCGACCGCGGGACGCCTGCCCGCGATCCAGTTAACCGGCCCGCACGCCGCCAGCAAGCGGTTGATTGCCGGGCAGGTGGCCGCGCTGTTGGGCGTGCAACCCCACAGCCTGTCGGCCGAAACCCTGCCGGCGAACCCGGCCGAGCTGGAGACCTTCGCCCGCCTGTGGCAGCGGGAGACGATCCTCCTGCCGCTGGCGTTGTACGTCGACGCGTCCGAAACCGCCCCTGTCGGCCCGCAGATGGCGGCCCTGAAACGACTGCTGGCGCGCAGCCACGGCATCTTCTTCCTGGATGTGCGGGAGGTGATTGCAGGCTTGTCCGAGTCCATACCTGCGTTCGAGGTTGCCCAGCCCACGGCGGCGGAGCAATACGAGCTTTGGGCCGGCGCGCTGGGGTCGTTCGCAGGTGAGGCGCCGTCTGCCCTTGCCGCCGAGGCCCTTGCAGCTCAGTTCAACCTGGATCCCGCAACGATCGCGCAGGCTGCCGCGACAGCGCAACTGGATGACACCGGCGCCGGCGGGGTGGCCGACCGTCTGTGGCGGGCGTGCCGGAGCGCAAGCCGACCCCGGCTGGAGTCGCTGGCCCAGCGGCTGGAGCCGGTGGCGACGTGGGACGACCTGGTGCTGCCCCCGGACACCGCGGCGCTGCTGCGGCAGATCACCGGCCAGGTGCGGCAGCGGCTGCGCGTGTACGATGACTGGGGTTTCCGGGCAAAGATGAACCGCGGACTTGGCATCAGCGCCTTGTTTGCCGGCGAAAGTGGGACGGGCAAGACGATGGCAGCCGAGGTGCTGGCCAACGACCTGCGACTCGACCTGTACCGCATTGACCTGTCCGCGGTGGTCAGCAAGTACATCGGCGAGACCGAGAAGAACCTGCGGCGCCTGTTTGACGCGGCCGAGGACGGCGGCGCCATCCTCTTCTTCGACGAGGCGGACGCGCTGTTCGGCAAGCGCAGCGAGGTCAAGGACAGCCATGACCGCTACGCCAACATCGAGATCAACTACCTGTTGCAGCGCATGGAGGCGTACCGGGGCCTGGCAGTGCTGGCGACCAACATGAAGAGCGCGCTCGATCCGGCCTTCATGCGGCGGCTGCGTTTCATCGTCAGCTTCCCGTTCCCCGCCCTGCCCGAACGCCGGCTGATGTGGCAGAAGGTCTTCCCGCCGCAGGCGCCGGTGGCCGGGCTGGATCTCGACCAGTTGGCGCGGCTCAACCTGACCGGCGGCCTGATCCACAACATTGCGCTCAACGCGGCTTTCATGGCCGCGAGCCAGCAGCCGCCGCTGATCACCATGCCGATCGTGCTGGAAGCGATCCGAGGCGAGATGCGCAAGCTCGACCGGCCGATCAATGGGATCTAA
- a CDS encoding DUF4157 domain-containing protein, producing MAADQEKFQKGTKTPAARAAEQRQLDAIIRGRQAQSGNILGIPGLTPRRDYRMLQRDAAGSSDLSVAPPIVHDVLSSPGQPLDPATRSFMEPRFSHDFSGVRVHTDGRAAASAREVSANAYTVGPNIVFGAGQFAPGTHEGRRLIAHELTHVVQQIGAERVRGGQSNGNGGLSPINVLGSRGSEAVIQRDEVTESEEERRRKATFGDLPLISPEVAASWGMPSPPPSAVRKEISTSHTSPPGLGPKPGPRTPEDVIAASNVHPHGGHIKPTKKPVPLVPGWHKVVDENGVILGYLHLLVGVTRVLDADGKYVGGDELGLERPFIDPIDIFAGGIGGVVRGSLRGALSALARRAAPRIRVAGFLASQGLRSTVPVLAGDFAPSAFVMAETLAAESVPSAVRGVSGTAVRGAVSQGARAESASVIEATSTKGATAAASPGAVTAVPASSPGAQAVAGAAGATVASNVTAQQMDPRHARGYGGEQTMGFQHYSQKDGWEFIQGPSGSQGHFVTGSSFDGMAYNKKLDLLDLIDNKSLNRAGNVSSATAIDPAKNLAQNLDAEIARLTGMSDVPNRIRILELLRAKRAALATGAPGPSQVRLVVTHEGGQTTGVSAPLQSRGVQSR from the coding sequence ATGGCTGCTGATCAGGAGAAGTTTCAAAAGGGAACGAAAACCCCGGCCGCGCGCGCGGCCGAGCAACGGCAGCTTGACGCGATCATACGCGGCCGCCAGGCACAATCGGGCAACATCCTCGGCATTCCGGGCCTCACGCCCCGCCGCGATTACCGGATGCTCCAGCGCGACGCCGCTGGCAGCAGCGACCTCTCCGTGGCCCCGCCGATCGTCCACGATGTGTTGTCCTCGCCCGGCCAGCCCCTCGACCCCGCCACGCGGTCGTTTATGGAGCCGCGCTTCAGCCACGACTTCAGCGGCGTGCGGGTGCATACCGATGGGCGGGCCGCAGCATCGGCGCGGGAGGTGAGCGCCAATGCCTACACGGTGGGACCCAACATCGTGTTTGGTGCGGGTCAGTTCGCGCCGGGGACACATGAGGGACGGCGGTTGATTGCCCATGAGTTGACGCATGTGGTGCAGCAAATTGGTGCAGAGAGGGTCCGTGGTGGCCAAAGCAATGGAAATGGTGGTCTGTCTCCTATTAATGTGCTAGGCTCGCGCGGTAGTGAGGCTGTTATCCAGCGCGACGAGGTCACCGAGTCCGAGGAAGAACGCAGGCGGAAAGCAACCTTCGGCGATCTTCCGCTCATCTCCCCCGAGGTCGCGGCGAGTTGGGGGATGCCCAGTCCCCCGCCTAGCGCCGTACGCAAGGAAATATCCACCAGCCATACGAGCCCGCCCGGACTTGGTCCAAAGCCGGGACCTCGAACGCCTGAAGATGTTATTGCTGCAAGCAATGTCCACCCGCATGGTGGACATATCAAGCCAACAAAGAAGCCGGTACCGCTGGTGCCTGGGTGGCATAAGGTGGTCGACGAGAATGGCGTCATTCTGGGGTATCTCCACCTTTTGGTCGGAGTCACAAGAGTGCTCGATGCAGACGGCAAGTACGTCGGCGGGGACGAGCTAGGTCTCGAGCGTCCATTTATCGATCCAATTGATATCTTTGCTGGCGGGATTGGCGGTGTTGTTCGCGGCTCGCTGCGCGGCGCATTGTCCGCGCTGGCCAGGCGTGCTGCCCCGCGAATTAGAGTGGCCGGGTTTCTCGCGTCGCAGGGACTCAGGAGCACAGTGCCCGTGCTCGCCGGCGACTTTGCGCCGAGCGCGTTCGTAATGGCGGAGACGCTCGCGGCCGAGTCTGTCCCTAGCGCAGTTCGAGGTGTGTCTGGAACAGCGGTCAGAGGTGCCGTGAGTCAGGGCGCACGTGCAGAATCTGCATCGGTGATCGAGGCTACGAGTACCAAAGGAGCGACTGCAGCGGCGTCCCCGGGTGCGGTCACGGCAGTCCCGGCCTCCAGCCCTGGTGCGCAAGCGGTGGCCGGGGCGGCGGGTGCAACCGTCGCATCGAACGTGACGGCACAACAGATGGATCCACGACATGCCCGCGGCTACGGGGGAGAACAAACGATGGGATTCCAGCACTATTCACAGAAGGACGGTTGGGAATTCATCCAGGGACCCAGCGGGTCACAAGGGCACTTCGTCACTGGCTCAAGCTTTGACGGCATGGCCTACAACAAGAAGCTCGATCTATTAGATCTCATCGACAACAAATCGCTCAACAGAGCTGGAAACGTCAGCAGCGCAACCGCGATCGACCCCGCCAAGAATCTTGCGCAGAATCTCGACGCAGAGATCGCGCGGTTGACTGGCATGAGCGACGTTCCCAACAGAATCCGCATTCTCGAACTCTTGCGCGCAAAAAGGGCGGCGCTCGCCACCGGGGCGCCGGGTCCAAGCCAAGTCAGATTGGTGGTAACGCACGAGGGCGGGCAAACGACGGGTGTAAGTGCCCCTCTGCAGAGCCGTGGCGTACAGAGCAGGTGA
- a CDS encoding peptidoglycan-binding protein, translated as MPRTLRIRSSGDDVKFLQEQLNSRPPTARPLLAADGKFGAKTRSQLQEYQVNNALTVAKTTGFCVLGRDLYDRQGARVILRGGNTMSVFDNDDPIGFVSFPGIKQAGANTVGRPKR; from the coding sequence ATGCCCAGAACTCTCCGCATCCGTTCGTCTGGTGACGACGTCAAGTTTTTGCAGGAACAACTGAACTCGCGGCCGCCGACGGCGCGGCCGCTGCTGGCCGCCGACGGTAAGTTCGGGGCGAAGACGCGGTCTCAGCTGCAAGAATACCAAGTTAACAACGCGTTGACCGTCGCCAAGACGACCGGCTTCTGTGTTCTCGGTCGAGATTTGTACGACCGGCAAGGCGCCAGGGTCATCCTCCGCGGGGGCAACACGATGTCGGTGTTCGATAACGACGATCCAATCGGCTTTGTATCGTTCCCGGGAATCAAACAAGCGGGTGCGAATACCGTTGGGAGACCCAAGCGATGA